The Henckelia pumila isolate YLH828 chromosome 2, ASM3356847v2, whole genome shotgun sequence genome includes a window with the following:
- the LOC140880847 gene encoding protein root UVB sensitive 4 isoform X3 → MNHLQNHTMEATIHAYPNSLPHYCKWNPSHSLNMPSPKITKPTIPKTSFKSFILPKISSRTSFSCSHDFHEKFHSCRLNDEVPETFGFPFVVRHSGTVSRYVWDRRELKLVSDNGINGFRFWDFFIDCEDGVRKLGGFCWSAVRNFFLPREVSENYLEYVKWKFLHRVFSSALQVLATQAMFRAIGFGYSRSLPSAAALNWVLKDGLGRLSRCIYTATLASAFDTNLKRVRFTTSVLFSLSIGVELLTPIFPDNFLLLATMANIAKQISLACHLATGSAVHRSFASSDNLGEVSAKSQIQTVCFDNIGLLLAATLNITFKNNQRLLAALPFVAYPIFSAVDLFGIYQGLKHVHLQTLTKDRLELIIKTWIELGYVPSPAQVSKMEGVGFFWNSAWNCCLCSGRCGNLRCYHGLITGLLHSKGPQHGRLGERI, encoded by the exons ATGAATCATTTACAGAATCACACGATGGAAGCAACAATTCACGCATATCCAAACTCGCTACCCCATTACTGCAAATGGAATCCATCGCACAGCTTGAATATGCCCAGCCCCAAGATAACCAAACCCACCATACCAAAAACCTCTTTTAAATCCTTTATCTTGCCAAAAATTTCTTCAAGAACCTCCTTCAGTTGCAGCCATGATTTTCATGAAAAGTTCCATTCTTGCCGCCTAAACGATGAAGTTCCTGAAACTTTCGGCTTCCCTTTTGTGGTTCGCCACTCTGGAACGGTTTCAAGGTACGTTTGGGATAGAAGGGAGCTGAAATTGGTTTCTGACAATGGGATAAATGGATTTCGTTTTTGGGATTTTTTCATTGATTGCGAAGATGGGGTTAGGAAATTGGGTGGATTTTGTTGGTCTGCTGTGAGGAATTTCTTTCTTCCGAGGGAAGTGAGTGAGAACTATTTGGAATATGTGAAATGGAAATTCTTGCACAGAGTGTTCAGCTCTGCTCTTCAGGTTCTTGCTACACAG GCAATGTTTCGGGCAATTGGCTTTGGTTATTCTCGTTCTCTTCCATCAGCAGCTGCTTTAAATTGGGTTTTGAAGGATGGACTTGGGAGGCTGAGCAGGTGTATCTACACAGCTACTCTTGCTTCTGCTTTTGATACCAATCTGAAG AGAGTTAGGTTCACAACCTCTGTGCTATTCAGTTTGAGCATTGGAGTTGAGTTGTTGACTCCCATCTTTCCTGACAATTTCCTGCTTCTTGCAACAATGGCCAACATTGCTAAGCAAATAAGCCTTGCTTGCCATCTTGCAACTGGT TCTGCTGTGCATAGAAGCTTTGCATCTTCGGACAATCTTGGCGAAGTTTCTGCGAAATCCCAG ATTCAAACAGTGTGCTTTGATAATATAGGTCTTTTGCTTGCGGCAACTCTGAATATCACATTCAAAAACAATCAAAG ATTGTTGGCTGCTCTTCCATTTGTTGCATACCCGATCTTCTCCGCTGTTGACCTTTTTGGGATTTATCAAGGTCTAAAACATGTGCACTTGCAAACTTTAACTAAG GATAGGCTTGAGTTGATAATAAAGACATGGATTGAGCTAGGATATGTTCCTTCTCCTGCCCAAGTGAGTAAAATGGAAGGCGTTGGTTTCTTTTGGAACAGTG CTTGGAATTGTTGTTTGTGTTCGGGAAGGTGCGGCAACCTCAGATGTTATCATGGGCTTATTACAG GCTTGTTACATTCGAAAGGGCCTCAACATGGTCGACTGGGAGAACGTATTTGA
- the LOC140880847 gene encoding protein root UVB sensitive 4 isoform X1: MNHLQNHTMEATIHAYPNSLPHYCKWNPSHSLNMPSPKITKPTIPKTSFKSFILPKISSRTSFSCSHDFHEKFHSCRLNDEVPETFGFPFVVRHSGTVSRYVWDRRELKLVSDNGINGFRFWDFFIDCEDGVRKLGGFCWSAVRNFFLPREVSENYLEYVKWKFLHRVFSSALQVLATQAMFRAIGFGYSRSLPSAAALNWVLKDGLGRLSRCIYTATLASAFDTNLKRVRFTTSVLFSLSIGVELLTPIFPDNFLLLATMANIAKQISLACHLATGSAVHRSFASSDNLGEVSAKSQIQTVCFDNIGLLLAATLNITFKNNQRLLAALPFVAYPIFSAVDLFGIYQGLKHVHLQTLTKDRLELIIKTWIELGYVPSPAQVSKMEGVGFFWNSGMEMLPIRIGCLNVKRKIPRLSITTMRSLSNDDFYFIYIESLKHGFRLRDLGIVVCVREGAATSDVIMGLLQACYIRKGLNMVDWENVFEACDSLDSVMEKWFTLMEESNKSSRNNLALLNENMSSAGWACRNVLLSTQEQARYSFVTD, translated from the exons ATGAATCATTTACAGAATCACACGATGGAAGCAACAATTCACGCATATCCAAACTCGCTACCCCATTACTGCAAATGGAATCCATCGCACAGCTTGAATATGCCCAGCCCCAAGATAACCAAACCCACCATACCAAAAACCTCTTTTAAATCCTTTATCTTGCCAAAAATTTCTTCAAGAACCTCCTTCAGTTGCAGCCATGATTTTCATGAAAAGTTCCATTCTTGCCGCCTAAACGATGAAGTTCCTGAAACTTTCGGCTTCCCTTTTGTGGTTCGCCACTCTGGAACGGTTTCAAGGTACGTTTGGGATAGAAGGGAGCTGAAATTGGTTTCTGACAATGGGATAAATGGATTTCGTTTTTGGGATTTTTTCATTGATTGCGAAGATGGGGTTAGGAAATTGGGTGGATTTTGTTGGTCTGCTGTGAGGAATTTCTTTCTTCCGAGGGAAGTGAGTGAGAACTATTTGGAATATGTGAAATGGAAATTCTTGCACAGAGTGTTCAGCTCTGCTCTTCAGGTTCTTGCTACACAG GCAATGTTTCGGGCAATTGGCTTTGGTTATTCTCGTTCTCTTCCATCAGCAGCTGCTTTAAATTGGGTTTTGAAGGATGGACTTGGGAGGCTGAGCAGGTGTATCTACACAGCTACTCTTGCTTCTGCTTTTGATACCAATCTGAAG AGAGTTAGGTTCACAACCTCTGTGCTATTCAGTTTGAGCATTGGAGTTGAGTTGTTGACTCCCATCTTTCCTGACAATTTCCTGCTTCTTGCAACAATGGCCAACATTGCTAAGCAAATAAGCCTTGCTTGCCATCTTGCAACTGGT TCTGCTGTGCATAGAAGCTTTGCATCTTCGGACAATCTTGGCGAAGTTTCTGCGAAATCCCAG ATTCAAACAGTGTGCTTTGATAATATAGGTCTTTTGCTTGCGGCAACTCTGAATATCACATTCAAAAACAATCAAAG ATTGTTGGCTGCTCTTCCATTTGTTGCATACCCGATCTTCTCCGCTGTTGACCTTTTTGGGATTTATCAAGGTCTAAAACATGTGCACTTGCAAACTTTAACTAAG GATAGGCTTGAGTTGATAATAAAGACATGGATTGAGCTAGGATATGTTCCTTCTCCTGCCCAAGTGAGTAAAATGGAAGGCGTTGGTTTCTTTTGGAACAGTG GCATGGAGATGCTACCCATCAGAATTGGTTGCTTGAACGTGAAGAGGAAAATACCAAGGCTGTCAATTACTACAATGAGATCTTTAAGCAATGATGATTTCTACTTCATATACATAGAAAGCCTCAAGCACGGATTTAGATTAAGGGAC CTTGGAATTGTTGTTTGTGTTCGGGAAGGTGCGGCAACCTCAGATGTTATCATGGGCTTATTACAG GCTTGTTACATTCGAAAGGGCCTCAACATGGTCGACTGGGAGAACGTATTTGAAGCTTGTGATTCCTTAGATTCAGTCATGGAGAAATGGTTTACATTGATGGAGGAAAGCAATAAATCTTCGCGAAACAATCTTGCTTTGCTGAATGAAAATATGTCAAGCGCGGGATGGGCTTGCAGAAATGTCCTTTTGAGCACACAGGAGCAAGCAAGATATAGCTTTGTCACGGACTGA
- the LOC140880847 gene encoding protein root UVB sensitive 4 isoform X2 has product MNHLQNHTMEATIHAYPNSLPHYCKWNPSHSLNMPSPKITKPTIPKTSFKSFILPKISSRTSFSCSHDFHEKFHSCRLNDEVPETFGFPFVVRHSGTVSRYVWDRRELKLVSDNGINGFRFWDFFIDCEDGVRKLGGFCWSAVRNFFLPREVSENYLEYVKWKFLHRVFSSALQVLATQAMFRAIGFGYSRSLPSAAALNWVLKDGLGRLSRCIYTATLASAFDTNLKQISLACHLATGSAVHRSFASSDNLGEVSAKSQIQTVCFDNIGLLLAATLNITFKNNQRLLAALPFVAYPIFSAVDLFGIYQGLKHVHLQTLTKDRLELIIKTWIELGYVPSPAQVSKMEGVGFFWNSGMEMLPIRIGCLNVKRKIPRLSITTMRSLSNDDFYFIYIESLKHGFRLRDLGIVVCVREGAATSDVIMGLLQACYIRKGLNMVDWENVFEACDSLDSVMEKWFTLMEESNKSSRNNLALLNENMSSAGWACRNVLLSTQEQARYSFVTD; this is encoded by the exons ATGAATCATTTACAGAATCACACGATGGAAGCAACAATTCACGCATATCCAAACTCGCTACCCCATTACTGCAAATGGAATCCATCGCACAGCTTGAATATGCCCAGCCCCAAGATAACCAAACCCACCATACCAAAAACCTCTTTTAAATCCTTTATCTTGCCAAAAATTTCTTCAAGAACCTCCTTCAGTTGCAGCCATGATTTTCATGAAAAGTTCCATTCTTGCCGCCTAAACGATGAAGTTCCTGAAACTTTCGGCTTCCCTTTTGTGGTTCGCCACTCTGGAACGGTTTCAAGGTACGTTTGGGATAGAAGGGAGCTGAAATTGGTTTCTGACAATGGGATAAATGGATTTCGTTTTTGGGATTTTTTCATTGATTGCGAAGATGGGGTTAGGAAATTGGGTGGATTTTGTTGGTCTGCTGTGAGGAATTTCTTTCTTCCGAGGGAAGTGAGTGAGAACTATTTGGAATATGTGAAATGGAAATTCTTGCACAGAGTGTTCAGCTCTGCTCTTCAGGTTCTTGCTACACAG GCAATGTTTCGGGCAATTGGCTTTGGTTATTCTCGTTCTCTTCCATCAGCAGCTGCTTTAAATTGGGTTTTGAAGGATGGACTTGGGAGGCTGAGCAGGTGTATCTACACAGCTACTCTTGCTTCTGCTTTTGATACCAATCTGAAG CAAATAAGCCTTGCTTGCCATCTTGCAACTGGT TCTGCTGTGCATAGAAGCTTTGCATCTTCGGACAATCTTGGCGAAGTTTCTGCGAAATCCCAG ATTCAAACAGTGTGCTTTGATAATATAGGTCTTTTGCTTGCGGCAACTCTGAATATCACATTCAAAAACAATCAAAG ATTGTTGGCTGCTCTTCCATTTGTTGCATACCCGATCTTCTCCGCTGTTGACCTTTTTGGGATTTATCAAGGTCTAAAACATGTGCACTTGCAAACTTTAACTAAG GATAGGCTTGAGTTGATAATAAAGACATGGATTGAGCTAGGATATGTTCCTTCTCCTGCCCAAGTGAGTAAAATGGAAGGCGTTGGTTTCTTTTGGAACAGTG GCATGGAGATGCTACCCATCAGAATTGGTTGCTTGAACGTGAAGAGGAAAATACCAAGGCTGTCAATTACTACAATGAGATCTTTAAGCAATGATGATTTCTACTTCATATACATAGAAAGCCTCAAGCACGGATTTAGATTAAGGGAC CTTGGAATTGTTGTTTGTGTTCGGGAAGGTGCGGCAACCTCAGATGTTATCATGGGCTTATTACAG GCTTGTTACATTCGAAAGGGCCTCAACATGGTCGACTGGGAGAACGTATTTGAAGCTTGTGATTCCTTAGATTCAGTCATGGAGAAATGGTTTACATTGATGGAGGAAAGCAATAAATCTTCGCGAAACAATCTTGCTTTGCTGAATGAAAATATGTCAAGCGCGGGATGGGCTTGCAGAAATGTCCTTTTGAGCACACAGGAGCAAGCAAGATATAGCTTTGTCACGGACTGA